The DNA window TATCGTTAAGAGTCGGCTTGTCGGGACGAATGGAGCCTTGGTCAGAATTAGAGACGAAGCGGTCAGGCTCGGATATCCAAGACTGAAACTAAAAAAGCTCTTCTACATCAACCCTGACGCCGAAATTGAAACCCCGCAGATGAAACTCGCGAAGTTCATCATTTCTGAGTTGGAGAATGTACATAAGATCAAGCAAGGTGACAATGGCGATCAGATGTATCATTTTTGCGTTCCGTTCCTGACATTTCAGAAAGGCCGCAAACCACCCCACGAAGAGGGGCGGCCACGCAAATATTATCCAGAAAAGAATGACTTGGAATACTTCTTGGCAAAACTGGGGGACCTGGAAATGGAGGACTTGTACGGACACTATCGGTCTGCCGACTATGACGGGCGGCGAAAGGCTGCAAGAAAAGCGCTGGAACGGTGCGTGCTCAAGGAATATCGCCCGAAGGATACCCGTCCGAAACCCGGAAACGGTATTGGACCTGATGGCTCAGACGGAAATAGCCGCTACTGCGCTGGTGCGGGCAGCGGATGCCGGGGATGCGATCATCCGGATGACTGGTGTAATGACTATGAACAAGACGGCAAGACTTACTGTAGTCTCGGAAGCGATTACCACTAAGCAATTCCTGTCTCGATTTCCGATCTACGCCAGCCCTCACCCCAGCGCCGCGTCAAAATTCCGGGCGCTCGCGTCGATCATCCCCTTGAGCGCGCCGTATTCGCTGCCGTGCGCGAGGAGTTGCGCGCCCTGGTCGTGATATTGCTTGAGCTGCTCCGCCGTCCGTACGGGGAGGCCCCAGGCCTTCCCGTATTGGGCGGCGGCCGCCGCGACCCGCTCAATGCAATCGTCGAGTGAGGGCATGTTTTTGTACTTGCCGAGGCGCAGGCCCAAATCGCCAATCCCCACGAAGAGCCCGCTGATCCCGCTCAGCGCGGCGATCGCCTCCACGTTGTTCACCGCCTCCGGCGTCTCGATCTGCACCACCAGAAAGGTCTCCCGGTTCGCCGCCTCAGCGTAGGCCGCCGGCTCCGTCATCTGGTAGCGGTTGTCAAAGCCCACCCCGTCCAGCCCCCGATCCCCCAGCGGCGGGAACTTAACCGCCTTCACCAGCGCCTCCGCCTGCGCCACCGTCGAAACATGCGGGATCATCAGGCCCGACGCACCGTCTTCCAGGTAGCGGTAGAGCCGTGTCTTCTCCACCGTCGGCGGACGCAGCATGCAGTCGATGTCCGCCAGGTGAAAATGCGTCAGCAGCGCCTGCACCTCCCGCTCGTCAATCAGCTTGTGCTCCAGGTCCAGCCAGATGCAGTCGAAGCCGGCGCGCGCCGCGAAATGCACATAGGGCGGAATGAAATGGCCGAGAACACACATGCGGACGGGCTGTCCCGCCCGGAGCTTTGCGAGGGTCTTGCTGGATCGCATCGGGGGTCTTTCCTGGTTGGCGCGCGCGGCAATGGTTATAACAACTTGTTTCCCGCCGCGCGGAGCGTGCTATAGTACCGCACGCCCCCGCGCCGATCCGAATGGGCTGGCCCCGTTTGCGTACGCCGGCGCGTACAGCGACACGGAGGAAACCGACACGTGAACCTTTCCGCGGCCCCCCTCGCCCGATTTTTTTCCCGCCGCCACGCCTGCGCGCTCGCCGCCCTGTTCGCCGCCTTCGCCCAGGGCGCCGCGGCCGCCGCGCCACCCGAGATCCACACCGGCCTCTCCGCCATC is part of the Candidatus Hydrogenedentota bacterium genome and encodes:
- a CDS encoding 4-hydroxy-2-oxovalerate aldolase; this encodes MRSSKTLAKLRAGQPVRMCVLGHFIPPYVHFAARAGFDCIWLDLEHKLIDEREVQALLTHFHLADIDCMLRPPTVEKTRLYRYLEDGASGLMIPHVSTVAQAEALVKAVKFPPLGDRGLDGVGFDNRYQMTEPAAYAEAANRETFLVVQIETPEAVNNVEAIAALSGISGLFVGIGDLGLRLGKYKNMPSLDDCIERVAAAAAQYGKAWGLPVRTAEQLKQYHDQGAQLLAHGSEYGALKGMIDASARNFDAALG